In Montipora foliosa isolate CH-2021 chromosome 13, ASM3666993v2, whole genome shotgun sequence, one DNA window encodes the following:
- the LOC137984012 gene encoding NLR family CARD domain-containing protein 3-like isoform X2 produces MSKKQGRKSVKDVLWDSLLQIYRGKKKKHKRYDPDQAAAGTSTHSDQEQDPDQAEAGTSTHSDQEQDPDQAEERTSTHSDQEQDAFGPVADFIDVIRQLYKDREGWLSPFPWCEEFGFHLDNIFTRLKMVSRKKERGVKTDSIVNMLEIFKPHEEYSQPKRVLIEGQPGMGKTTYCNKVAYDWAKNCKAEDSFPDFQVLLLLKCRDITSDLWEAIDDQLLPKDIKKEETEKFFTFVRDHQSKVLLVLDGLDELPSDYLPLYKEIIEGRMLPNCYLVVTARHEAGIKVRKCCHTLLEVEGFTEDAAEGFIRRYFKTDEHLAKRLLDKLGTDASLSGLTANPLNTALLCLLCEDFQGDLPKGKTLLYHEIVQCVLRRYRKKKELPNTDEDLTQLYHAELKHLGSIAWNGLLNDEMYFDDSAFRTGTRNLIPELGFLSAQAGRSKRRQSCCYGFLHKSFQEFFAALYLSCQLVDEEINPDGLLADTRYFKKFQQVLMFTCGIMAQRCKAKAMALMASIAGQINQSNEEESDDYLWTALNCIKESGKEQGTFGKELACFLGSLLEIQRISCLHKISDSGAAILSHAMATNSTVKELDLSFNGIGHSGAAALAKAVEINSTLTQLNLFANGIGDSGAATLAKAVEINSTLTELDLSYNGIGDSGAAALAKAVEINSTLTTLVLLKTGIGDSGAAALAKAVEISSTLTKLDLSYNEIGDPGAAAVAKAVEISSTLTELDLSYNGIGDSGAAALAKAVEINSTLTQLNLFGNEIGDSGAAALAKAVKVNSTLTELDLSYNGIGDSGAAALAKAAEINSTLTTLVLLKTGIGDSGAAALAKAVEISSTLTKLDLSYNEIGDSGAAAVAKAVEISSLLTELDLSYNGIGDSGAAALAKAVEINSTLTQLNLFANGIGDSGAAALAKAVEINSTLTELDLSYNGIGDTGAAALAKAVEINSTLTTLVLLKTGIGDSGAAALAKAVEISSTLTKLDLSYNKIGDSGAAALARAVEINSTLTQLNLFANGIGDSGAAALAKAAEINSTLTQLNLSDDKIGDLGAAALAKVK; encoded by the exons ATGTCTAAAAAGCAAGGTCGGAAGTCAGTAAAGGACGTTCTGTGGGACAGTCTTTTGCAAATATACCgggggaagaaaaagaaacataaaCGTTATG ATCCTGATCAGGCAGCTGCGGGAACAAGCACACACAGTGATCAGGAACAAG ATCCTGACCAGGCAGAAGCGGGAACAAGCACACACAGTGATCAGGAACAAG ATCCTGACCAGGCAGAAGAGAGAACAAGCACACACAGTGATCAGGAACAAG ATGCTTTTGGGCCAGTGGCTGACTTTATCGACGTTATTCGACAACTGTACAAAGATCGTGAAGGATGGCTTTCACCATTCCCGTGGTGCGAAGAGTTTGGATTCCATCTTGACAACATTTTTACCAGGCTTAAAATGGTCAGCAGGAAAAAAGAACGAGGGGTAAAGACTGACTCCATTGTGAACATGTTGGAAATCTTCAAACCACACGAGGAATATTCACAACCCAAAAGAGTTTTGATTGAAGGACAGCCAGGCATGGGAAAGACAACCTATTGTAACAAGGTTGCTTACGACTGGGCCAAGAACTGTAAAGCTGAAGATTCGTTTCCTGATTTCCAAgtgttgctgttgttgaaaTGTAGAGACATTACCTCTGACTTATGGGAGGCTATTGATGACCAGCTTTTACCGAAAGACATAAAGAAAGAAGAAACAGAGAAGTTCTTTACTTTCGTTCGGGACCATCAGTCAAAGGTTTTGCTGGTACTTGATGGATTGGATGAGTTGCCAAGCGATTATTTACCCTTATATAAAGAAATCATTGAAGGGAGAATGCTTCCAAACTGTTACTTAGTGGTTACAGCTCGCCACGAAGCTGGGATAAAAGTACGGAAATGCTGTCACACCCTGCTAGAGGTCGAAGGATTTACTGAAGACGCTGCTGAAGGTTTTATCCGAAGATATTTCAAAACCGATGAGCATCTGGCGAAAAGGCTCTTGGACAAGCTGGGCACAGACGCAAGCCTTAGCGGACTAACTGCAAATCCATTAAATACAGCCCTTCTTTGCCTCCTTTGCGAAGACTTCCAAGGAGACTTGCCGAAAGGTAAAACTCTGCTTTACCACGAAATAGTGCAGTGTGTGCTGAGAAGGTataggaaaaagaaagaattacCAAACACAGACGAAGACCTAACACAATTATACCACGCTGAATTAAAGCATCTTGGTTCTATAGCGTGGAATGGCTTGCTCAATGATGAGATGTATTTCGACGACAGTGCATTCCGAACTGGTACCAGGAACTTAATACCTGAATTGGGATTTCTGTCGGCTCAGGCTGGACGCAGCAAACGAAGGCAGAGCTGCTGCTATGGGTTTCTACACAAGAGCTTTCAGGAGTTCTTTGCTGCACTTTATCTCAGTTGCCAGCTTGTCGATGAGGAAATTAATCCTGATGGCTTACTTGCTGACACAAGATATTTTAAGAAGTTTCAGCAGGTGCTCATGTTTACCTGTGGTATCATGGCTCAACGGTGTAAGGCAAAAGCCATGGCACTTATGGCAAGTATAGCAggtcaaattaaccaatcaaatgagGAGGAAAGTGATGACTACCTATGGACTGCGTTGAATTGTATCAAGGAAAGTGGAAAAGAACAGGGTACCTTTGGAAAAGAATTGGCCTGTTTTCTTGGTTCGCTTCTTGAAATTCAGCGTATTTCGTGTCTACACAAGATAAGTGACAGTGGCGCTGCTATACTGTCTCACGCAATGGCAACAAACTCAACGGTGAAAGAGTTGGATTTGTCTTTCAACGGAATCGGtcactcaggtgctgctgcactggctaaagcagtggaaatcaattcaacactgacaCAGTTGAATTTGTTTGCCAAtggaatcggtgactcaggtgctgctactctggctaaagcagtggaaatcaattcaacgctgacagagTTGGATTTGTCTTACAATGGAATCGGTGattcaggtgctgctgcactggctaaagcagtggaaatcaattcaacccTGACAACCTTGGTTTTGTTGAAGACtggaatcggtgactcaggtgctgctgcactggctaaagcagtggaaatcagtTCAACGCTGACTAAGTTGGATTTGTCTTACAATGAAATTGGTGATCCAGGTGCTGCTGCagtggctaaagcagtggaaatcagttcaacgctgacagagttggatttgtcttacaatggaatcggtgactcaggtgctgctgcactggctaaagcagtggaaatcaattcaacactgacaCAGTTGAATTTGTTTGGCAATgaaatcggtgactcaggtgctgctgctctggctaaagcagtgaaagtcaattcaacgctgacagagTTGGATTTGTCTTACAATGGAATCGGTGattcaggtgctgctgcactggctaaagcagcgGAAATCAATTCAACCCTGACAACCTTGGTTTTGTTGAAGACtggaatcggtgactcaggtgctgctgcactggctaaagcagtggaaatcagtTCAACGCTGACTAAGTTGGATTTGTCTTACAATGAAATTGGTGATTCAGGTGCTGCTGCagtggctaaagcagtggaaatcagtTCATTGCTGACAGAGTTGGATTTGTCTTACAAtggaatcggtgactcaggtgctgctgcattggctaaagcagtggaaatcaattcaacactgacaCAGTTGAATTTGTTTGCCAAtggaatcggtgactcaggtgctgctgctctggctaaagcagtggaaatcaattcaacgctgacagagTTGGATTTGTCTTACAATGGAATCGGTGAtacaggtgctgctgcactggctaaagcagtggaaatcaattcaacccTGACAACCTTGGTTTTGTTGAAGACtggaatcggtgactcaggtgctgctgcactggctaaagcagtggaaatcagtTCAAC
- the LOC137984012 gene encoding NLR family CARD domain-containing protein 3-like isoform X5 — protein MSKKQGRKSVKDVLWDSLLQIYRGKKKKHKRYDAFGPVADFIDVIRQLYKDREGWLSPFPWCEEFGFHLDNIFTRLKMVSRKKERGVKTDSIVNMLEIFKPHEEYSQPKRVLIEGQPGMGKTTYCNKVAYDWAKNCKAEDSFPDFQVLLLLKCRDITSDLWEAIDDQLLPKDIKKEETEKFFTFVRDHQSKVLLVLDGLDELPSDYLPLYKEIIEGRMLPNCYLVVTARHEAGIKVRKCCHTLLEVEGFTEDAAEGFIRRYFKTDEHLAKRLLDKLGTDASLSGLTANPLNTALLCLLCEDFQGDLPKGKTLLYHEIVQCVLRRYRKKKELPNTDEDLTQLYHAELKHLGSIAWNGLLNDEMYFDDSAFRTGTRNLIPELGFLSAQAGRSKRRQSCCYGFLHKSFQEFFAALYLSCQLVDEEINPDGLLADTRYFKKFQQVLMFTCGIMAQRCKAKAMALMASIAGQINQSNEEESDDYLWTALNCIKESGKEQGTFGKELACFLGSLLEIQRISCLHKISDSGAAILSHAMATNSTVKELDLSFNGIGHSGAAALAKAVEINSTLTQLNLFANGIGDSGAATLAKAVEINSTLTELDLSYNGIGDSGAAALAKAVEINSTLTTLVLLKTGIGDSGAAALAKAVEISSTLTKLDLSYNEIGDPGAAAVAKAVEISSTLTELDLSYNGIGDSGAAALAKAVEINSTLTQLNLFGNEIGDSGAAALAKAVKVNSTLTELDLSYNGIGDSGAAALAKAAEINSTLTTLVLLKTGIGDSGAAALAKAVEISSTLTKLDLSYNEIGDSGAAAVAKAVEISSLLTELDLSYNGIGDSGAAALAKAVEINSTLTQLNLFANGIGDSGAAALAKAVEINSTLTELDLSYNGIGDTGAAALAKAVEINSTLTTLVLLKTGIGDSGAAALAKAVEISSTLTKLDLSYNKIGDSGAAALARAVEINSTLTQLNLFANGIGDSGAAALAKAAEINSTLTQLNLSDDKIGDLGAAALAKVK, from the exons ATGTCTAAAAAGCAAGGTCGGAAGTCAGTAAAGGACGTTCTGTGGGACAGTCTTTTGCAAATATACCgggggaagaaaaagaaacataaaCGTTATG ATGCTTTTGGGCCAGTGGCTGACTTTATCGACGTTATTCGACAACTGTACAAAGATCGTGAAGGATGGCTTTCACCATTCCCGTGGTGCGAAGAGTTTGGATTCCATCTTGACAACATTTTTACCAGGCTTAAAATGGTCAGCAGGAAAAAAGAACGAGGGGTAAAGACTGACTCCATTGTGAACATGTTGGAAATCTTCAAACCACACGAGGAATATTCACAACCCAAAAGAGTTTTGATTGAAGGACAGCCAGGCATGGGAAAGACAACCTATTGTAACAAGGTTGCTTACGACTGGGCCAAGAACTGTAAAGCTGAAGATTCGTTTCCTGATTTCCAAgtgttgctgttgttgaaaTGTAGAGACATTACCTCTGACTTATGGGAGGCTATTGATGACCAGCTTTTACCGAAAGACATAAAGAAAGAAGAAACAGAGAAGTTCTTTACTTTCGTTCGGGACCATCAGTCAAAGGTTTTGCTGGTACTTGATGGATTGGATGAGTTGCCAAGCGATTATTTACCCTTATATAAAGAAATCATTGAAGGGAGAATGCTTCCAAACTGTTACTTAGTGGTTACAGCTCGCCACGAAGCTGGGATAAAAGTACGGAAATGCTGTCACACCCTGCTAGAGGTCGAAGGATTTACTGAAGACGCTGCTGAAGGTTTTATCCGAAGATATTTCAAAACCGATGAGCATCTGGCGAAAAGGCTCTTGGACAAGCTGGGCACAGACGCAAGCCTTAGCGGACTAACTGCAAATCCATTAAATACAGCCCTTCTTTGCCTCCTTTGCGAAGACTTCCAAGGAGACTTGCCGAAAGGTAAAACTCTGCTTTACCACGAAATAGTGCAGTGTGTGCTGAGAAGGTataggaaaaagaaagaattacCAAACACAGACGAAGACCTAACACAATTATACCACGCTGAATTAAAGCATCTTGGTTCTATAGCGTGGAATGGCTTGCTCAATGATGAGATGTATTTCGACGACAGTGCATTCCGAACTGGTACCAGGAACTTAATACCTGAATTGGGATTTCTGTCGGCTCAGGCTGGACGCAGCAAACGAAGGCAGAGCTGCTGCTATGGGTTTCTACACAAGAGCTTTCAGGAGTTCTTTGCTGCACTTTATCTCAGTTGCCAGCTTGTCGATGAGGAAATTAATCCTGATGGCTTACTTGCTGACACAAGATATTTTAAGAAGTTTCAGCAGGTGCTCATGTTTACCTGTGGTATCATGGCTCAACGGTGTAAGGCAAAAGCCATGGCACTTATGGCAAGTATAGCAggtcaaattaaccaatcaaatgagGAGGAAAGTGATGACTACCTATGGACTGCGTTGAATTGTATCAAGGAAAGTGGAAAAGAACAGGGTACCTTTGGAAAAGAATTGGCCTGTTTTCTTGGTTCGCTTCTTGAAATTCAGCGTATTTCGTGTCTACACAAGATAAGTGACAGTGGCGCTGCTATACTGTCTCACGCAATGGCAACAAACTCAACGGTGAAAGAGTTGGATTTGTCTTTCAACGGAATCGGtcactcaggtgctgctgcactggctaaagcagtggaaatcaattcaacactgacaCAGTTGAATTTGTTTGCCAAtggaatcggtgactcaggtgctgctactctggctaaagcagtggaaatcaattcaacgctgacagagTTGGATTTGTCTTACAATGGAATCGGTGattcaggtgctgctgcactggctaaagcagtggaaatcaattcaacccTGACAACCTTGGTTTTGTTGAAGACtggaatcggtgactcaggtgctgctgcactggctaaagcagtggaaatcagtTCAACGCTGACTAAGTTGGATTTGTCTTACAATGAAATTGGTGATCCAGGTGCTGCTGCagtggctaaagcagtggaaatcagttcaacgctgacagagttggatttgtcttacaatggaatcggtgactcaggtgctgctgcactggctaaagcagtggaaatcaattcaacactgacaCAGTTGAATTTGTTTGGCAATgaaatcggtgactcaggtgctgctgctctggctaaagcagtgaaagtcaattcaacgctgacagagTTGGATTTGTCTTACAATGGAATCGGTGattcaggtgctgctgcactggctaaagcagcgGAAATCAATTCAACCCTGACAACCTTGGTTTTGTTGAAGACtggaatcggtgactcaggtgctgctgcactggctaaagcagtggaaatcagtTCAACGCTGACTAAGTTGGATTTGTCTTACAATGAAATTGGTGATTCAGGTGCTGCTGCagtggctaaagcagtggaaatcagtTCATTGCTGACAGAGTTGGATTTGTCTTACAAtggaatcggtgactcaggtgctgctgcattggctaaagcagtggaaatcaattcaacactgacaCAGTTGAATTTGTTTGCCAAtggaatcggtgactcaggtgctgctgctctggctaaagcagtggaaatcaattcaacgctgacagagTTGGATTTGTCTTACAATGGAATCGGTGAtacaggtgctgctgcactggctaaagcagtggaaatcaattcaacccTGACAACCTTGGTTTTGTTGAAGACtggaatcggtgactcaggtgctgctgcactggctaaagcagtggaaatcagtTCAAC
- the LOC137984012 gene encoding NLR family CARD domain-containing protein 3-like isoform X3 — MSKKQGRKSVKDVLWDSLLQIYRGKKKKHKRYDPDQAAAGTSTHSDQEQDPDQAEERTSTHSDQEQDAFGPVADFIDVIRQLYKDREGWLSPFPWCEEFGFHLDNIFTRLKMVSRKKERGVKTDSIVNMLEIFKPHEEYSQPKRVLIEGQPGMGKTTYCNKVAYDWAKNCKAEDSFPDFQVLLLLKCRDITSDLWEAIDDQLLPKDIKKEETEKFFTFVRDHQSKVLLVLDGLDELPSDYLPLYKEIIEGRMLPNCYLVVTARHEAGIKVRKCCHTLLEVEGFTEDAAEGFIRRYFKTDEHLAKRLLDKLGTDASLSGLTANPLNTALLCLLCEDFQGDLPKGKTLLYHEIVQCVLRRYRKKKELPNTDEDLTQLYHAELKHLGSIAWNGLLNDEMYFDDSAFRTGTRNLIPELGFLSAQAGRSKRRQSCCYGFLHKSFQEFFAALYLSCQLVDEEINPDGLLADTRYFKKFQQVLMFTCGIMAQRCKAKAMALMASIAGQINQSNEEESDDYLWTALNCIKESGKEQGTFGKELACFLGSLLEIQRISCLHKISDSGAAILSHAMATNSTVKELDLSFNGIGHSGAAALAKAVEINSTLTQLNLFANGIGDSGAATLAKAVEINSTLTELDLSYNGIGDSGAAALAKAVEINSTLTTLVLLKTGIGDSGAAALAKAVEISSTLTKLDLSYNEIGDPGAAAVAKAVEISSTLTELDLSYNGIGDSGAAALAKAVEINSTLTQLNLFGNEIGDSGAAALAKAVKVNSTLTELDLSYNGIGDSGAAALAKAAEINSTLTTLVLLKTGIGDSGAAALAKAVEISSTLTKLDLSYNEIGDSGAAAVAKAVEISSLLTELDLSYNGIGDSGAAALAKAVEINSTLTQLNLFANGIGDSGAAALAKAVEINSTLTELDLSYNGIGDTGAAALAKAVEINSTLTTLVLLKTGIGDSGAAALAKAVEISSTLTKLDLSYNKIGDSGAAALARAVEINSTLTQLNLFANGIGDSGAAALAKAAEINSTLTQLNLSDDKIGDLGAAALAKVK, encoded by the exons ATGTCTAAAAAGCAAGGTCGGAAGTCAGTAAAGGACGTTCTGTGGGACAGTCTTTTGCAAATATACCgggggaagaaaaagaaacataaaCGTTATG ATCCTGATCAGGCAGCTGCGGGAACAAGCACACACAGTGATCAGGAACAAG ATCCTGACCAGGCAGAAGAGAGAACAAGCACACACAGTGATCAGGAACAAG ATGCTTTTGGGCCAGTGGCTGACTTTATCGACGTTATTCGACAACTGTACAAAGATCGTGAAGGATGGCTTTCACCATTCCCGTGGTGCGAAGAGTTTGGATTCCATCTTGACAACATTTTTACCAGGCTTAAAATGGTCAGCAGGAAAAAAGAACGAGGGGTAAAGACTGACTCCATTGTGAACATGTTGGAAATCTTCAAACCACACGAGGAATATTCACAACCCAAAAGAGTTTTGATTGAAGGACAGCCAGGCATGGGAAAGACAACCTATTGTAACAAGGTTGCTTACGACTGGGCCAAGAACTGTAAAGCTGAAGATTCGTTTCCTGATTTCCAAgtgttgctgttgttgaaaTGTAGAGACATTACCTCTGACTTATGGGAGGCTATTGATGACCAGCTTTTACCGAAAGACATAAAGAAAGAAGAAACAGAGAAGTTCTTTACTTTCGTTCGGGACCATCAGTCAAAGGTTTTGCTGGTACTTGATGGATTGGATGAGTTGCCAAGCGATTATTTACCCTTATATAAAGAAATCATTGAAGGGAGAATGCTTCCAAACTGTTACTTAGTGGTTACAGCTCGCCACGAAGCTGGGATAAAAGTACGGAAATGCTGTCACACCCTGCTAGAGGTCGAAGGATTTACTGAAGACGCTGCTGAAGGTTTTATCCGAAGATATTTCAAAACCGATGAGCATCTGGCGAAAAGGCTCTTGGACAAGCTGGGCACAGACGCAAGCCTTAGCGGACTAACTGCAAATCCATTAAATACAGCCCTTCTTTGCCTCCTTTGCGAAGACTTCCAAGGAGACTTGCCGAAAGGTAAAACTCTGCTTTACCACGAAATAGTGCAGTGTGTGCTGAGAAGGTataggaaaaagaaagaattacCAAACACAGACGAAGACCTAACACAATTATACCACGCTGAATTAAAGCATCTTGGTTCTATAGCGTGGAATGGCTTGCTCAATGATGAGATGTATTTCGACGACAGTGCATTCCGAACTGGTACCAGGAACTTAATACCTGAATTGGGATTTCTGTCGGCTCAGGCTGGACGCAGCAAACGAAGGCAGAGCTGCTGCTATGGGTTTCTACACAAGAGCTTTCAGGAGTTCTTTGCTGCACTTTATCTCAGTTGCCAGCTTGTCGATGAGGAAATTAATCCTGATGGCTTACTTGCTGACACAAGATATTTTAAGAAGTTTCAGCAGGTGCTCATGTTTACCTGTGGTATCATGGCTCAACGGTGTAAGGCAAAAGCCATGGCACTTATGGCAAGTATAGCAggtcaaattaaccaatcaaatgagGAGGAAAGTGATGACTACCTATGGACTGCGTTGAATTGTATCAAGGAAAGTGGAAAAGAACAGGGTACCTTTGGAAAAGAATTGGCCTGTTTTCTTGGTTCGCTTCTTGAAATTCAGCGTATTTCGTGTCTACACAAGATAAGTGACAGTGGCGCTGCTATACTGTCTCACGCAATGGCAACAAACTCAACGGTGAAAGAGTTGGATTTGTCTTTCAACGGAATCGGtcactcaggtgctgctgcactggctaaagcagtggaaatcaattcaacactgacaCAGTTGAATTTGTTTGCCAAtggaatcggtgactcaggtgctgctactctggctaaagcagtggaaatcaattcaacgctgacagagTTGGATTTGTCTTACAATGGAATCGGTGattcaggtgctgctgcactggctaaagcagtggaaatcaattcaacccTGACAACCTTGGTTTTGTTGAAGACtggaatcggtgactcaggtgctgctgcactggctaaagcagtggaaatcagtTCAACGCTGACTAAGTTGGATTTGTCTTACAATGAAATTGGTGATCCAGGTGCTGCTGCagtggctaaagcagtggaaatcagttcaacgctgacagagttggatttgtcttacaatggaatcggtgactcaggtgctgctgcactggctaaagcagtggaaatcaattcaacactgacaCAGTTGAATTTGTTTGGCAATgaaatcggtgactcaggtgctgctgctctggctaaagcagtgaaagtcaattcaacgctgacagagTTGGATTTGTCTTACAATGGAATCGGTGattcaggtgctgctgcactggctaaagcagcgGAAATCAATTCAACCCTGACAACCTTGGTTTTGTTGAAGACtggaatcggtgactcaggtgctgctgcactggctaaagcagtggaaatcagtTCAACGCTGACTAAGTTGGATTTGTCTTACAATGAAATTGGTGATTCAGGTGCTGCTGCagtggctaaagcagtggaaatcagtTCATTGCTGACAGAGTTGGATTTGTCTTACAAtggaatcggtgactcaggtgctgctgcattggctaaagcagtggaaatcaattcaacactgacaCAGTTGAATTTGTTTGCCAAtggaatcggtgactcaggtgctgctgctctggctaaagcagtggaaatcaattcaacgctgacagagTTGGATTTGTCTTACAATGGAATCGGTGAtacaggtgctgctgcactggctaaagcagtggaaatcaattcaacccTGACAACCTTGGTTTTGTTGAAGACtggaatcggtgactcaggtgctgctgcactggctaaagcagtggaaatcagtTCAAC